One window of Trifolium pratense cultivar HEN17-A07 linkage group LG5, ARS_RC_1.1, whole genome shotgun sequence genomic DNA carries:
- the LOC123884617 gene encoding uncharacterized protein LOC123884617 yields MESNPKNTIKFLFSYGGKILPRLTDGKLRYSGGHTRVLAIPPHISFSGLMVKLMELCGSTSVTLKCPLPNGDLETLISITNDVDLANIIEEYDRASSSLTHPLKIRAILSPLKSLKKLSPPPSSSSSAAHSPSGSLHTSAESLPYAAMNRINRLNCSPVSVGYPIGIRNGVKGSCYKGKLDGSPRFLYRFCNNYCH; encoded by the exons ATGGAATCAAATCCCAAAAATACCATCAAATTTCTCTTTAGCTACGGTGGCAAAATCCTCCCCCGCCTCACCGACGGCAAGCTTCGCTACTCCGGCGGCCACACTAGAGTCCTCGCAATCCCTCCCCACATTTCTTTCTCAG gatTAATGGTGAAGCTTATGGAATTGTGTGGTTCAACATCGGTAACATTAAAATGTCCATTACCAAATGGAGATTTGGAGACATTGATTTCAATCACCAATGATGTGGATCTAGCAAACATAATTGAAGAATATGATCGAGCTTCTTCATCATTAACTCATCCATTGAAGATCAGAGCCATTCTTTCACCGCTCAAATCTCTCAAGAAACTATCTCCTCCTCCGTCTTCTTCATCTAGTGCAGCTCACTCTCCGTCTGGTTCGCTTCATACATCTGCAGAATCACTGCCGTATGCGGCTATGAATCGAATTAACCGCCTGAATTGCTCGCCGGTTTCGGTTGGTTATCCGATTGGGATTCGGAATGGAGTGAAAGGTAGTTGTTACAAAGGGAAGTTAGATGGAAGCCCTAGGTTTCTTTATCGCTTCTGTAATAATTATTGCCACTGA